GTTTAAGGAGGAACTGGATGGATGAAATTTTGATTATGCTTGAAAACAAAATTGAGGAACTTATTTTAAAACTTAAAGAATTTAAAGATTATAAGGAGAAAGTTCAGCATCTTGAAAGGGAAAATGCTGAATTAAAGGAAAAATTGAATAATGTTCTTGCAAGGATTGAGAGTCTCGTTAATAAGATAAAAGAGGTAGAGGGTTAGATTGGAAAGAATAAGGGAAGTTGTGATAAGAGGAAAAAAATATGAAGTAAGAACTGATTTATCTGATGAGGATTTAAAAAATGTTGTGAATATAGTCAACGATATCCTACTTGAAAGTGAAAAAAGCACTGTGACACCTGATTTTGAAGTTATAAGTATCTTAGCTCTTCTTTCCCTTGCTGAAAAAGTATATTTTTGCGAAAAAAAATTTGATTTAGCCCAAAAAAAAGTTTATAGTTTAATCAGGAGGATAGAGAATATATAAAATGAAGGAGATGAAAAATGCTTTTTATGGAAAAAGAAAAAAAGGATTTTGTTCCTTTAGCCTGGCGGGTTTCACCAAAAACCTTAGAGGAGTTTGTAGGACAAGAGCATATAATTGGGGAAAATGCCCCTTTAAGAAAATTACTTGAAAAGGGTAAGTTATTTTCTTCCATATTTTACGGTCCGCCAGGAGTAGGAAAAACAAGTCTTGCAAAATTAATTGCAAGATATATAGATGTTCCTTTTTATCACTTAAATGCTTCAACTTGTGGTGTTAAGGAGGTAAAAAAAGTATTAGAGGAAGCAGAGAGGTATTTAAAAACAAATGGTAAGGCACCTCTTTTATTTATAGATGAAATTCACAGGTTTAATCGCTTGCAACAGGAAATTCTCCTTTCATCAGTAGAAGAAGGGAAAATTATTTTTATCGGTGCTCTTGTTTTAAATCCTTTTTTTGTTCTTGATAAGGCTCTTATTTCAAGGACTTATGTTTTTGAATTTAAACCCCTTTCTGAAGAAGATTTAGTTAAGATTTTAAAAAGAGCTTTAAAGGAATATCCTGAGATTGAGGTAAAGGAAGAACTTCTTTTAAGATTAGCATCTTTTTCCGAAGGTGATGCAAGGAGAGCCCTTAATTTACTTGAAATACTCATTGAGACAAAGAATGGTAAGGGTGAAATTAAAATGGAAGACCTTGAAAATTTCAATTTTTATTTCAGGTATGATAAAAAGCAAGACGAACATTATGATTTTATTTCAGCCTATATTAAATCAATGAGAGGTTCTGATGCAGATGCAGCTCTTTATTACCTTTTTAGAATGCTTGAAGCAGGTGAGGATCCAAGATTTATTTTTAGGAGAATGCTTATTTTTGCCTGTGAGGATGTGGGGTTATCTGATCCTTATGCAATAGTTTTAATAACTTTACTTGCAAATGCTTTTGAAATGGTTGGATTGCCTGAGGGCGAGTTTTTTTTAAGTATGGGAACAATTTACCTTTCCCTTGCGTCAAAATCAAATAGTGTATTAATTTCTATGTCAAATGCAAAAAAATATGTAAGTGAGAAAAAAATAAGTGAGGTCCCTTTACATTTAAGGGACTCCCACTATCCTTCAGCAAAAAAACTTGGAAGGGGGATAGGTTATCTATACCCCCACTCAGACCCTGAAGCTATTTATCAAAAATATATGAAAGAATTTTTCCCTATTGTTTTTTTAAAGGGAATCGGTAAGGAAAAAGACTTACTTTTAAAACTCAAGGAAATAAGATATAAAAGATATAAATATAAAGAAGGAGGTGAAAAATGATACTCTTAATTATCTCTATTTTTTCTCTGCTTTCAGGAATTATAACGGGTTATATTGTTTCAAAATATATTATAGAGAATTCTTTAAAGAAGAAGAAAGAAGACTCTAAATCTATTATAGAGGAAGCAAAAAGAATGAGAGAAGAAATTATAGCAAAAGCAAAATCTGAGGCTGAAGAGATTGCAAGGAAGGAGAGGGAAAAGGTTGATTTACAGTATGCAAAGGCAAGAAGGGAATTAGAAAAATTCAAAAAGGAGCTTCAGGATAAGGAGTACCAAATAGAAAGAAAAGCAGAACTTATTTTAAGAAAGGAAGAGGAACTTAAGGTAAAAGAAAAGGAAATTTCTGAAAAGGAAAGAATTTTAAGATCAAAGATGGAAAGGTTAGAACAGACATTAACTGAGGAAATGAAGAAACTGGAAGAAATCTCTGGAATGACCCGTGAGCAGGCAAAAAGAGAACTTCTTAAAATCATTGAAGCAGAAGCAAGACTTGAAGGTGCTCAGCTTATCCACAGGATAAGAGAGGAGGCAAAACAGAATGCTCAAAGGGAGGCAACAAAAATTATAATTACAGCTATGCAGAGACTTGCTTCACAGGTCTCCTCAGAATCTTCTGTTACAGTTATACCCCTTGCCTCTGATGAAATAAAAGGTAGAATTATAGGAAGGGAAGGTAGAAATATTAGAACCTTTGAATCTCTGACAGGTGTGGAAGTGATTGTTGATGATACACCGGGTGCTGTTATTTTATCTTCCTTTGACCCTGAAAGAAGGGAAATTGCGAGAATCTCAATGGAAAGGCTTATTGCAGACGGAAGAATTCACCCTGCAAGAATTGAAGAAGTTGTTAAAAGAACTGAGGAAGAATTTCATGAATATATTAGAATAATAGGTGAGGAAACTATTCTTGAACTTGGTTTAAGAGGGATGCATCCAGAACTATTGAGGTATGTTGGAAAGTTGAAATTTAGGTCCTCCTTTGGTCAGAATCTTCTACTTCATTCAAAAGAAGTTGCACAACTTGCAGGTATGATAGCAGGTGAGCTTGATTTAGATGTAGAGATTGCAAAAAGAGCTGCTCTTTTACATGATATTGGAAAAGTTGCTGATCCTTCATACGAGGGTCCTCATGCTCTTATAGGTGCACAGATAGCAAAGAGATATGGTGAAAGTGATCTTGTAGCAAATGCAATAGCTTCCCATCATGAGGATGTTGAACCTGAATCCCCTTATGGTCCTCTTATAGCAGCAGCTGATGCTATTTCAGGTTCAAGACCAGGAGCAAGAAGGGAAACTGTTGAGGCATATATAAAAAGAATAGAAAAGCTTGAGGAAATTGCCACTTCTTTTGATGGAGTTGAAAAAGCTTATGCACTCCAGGCTGGTAGAGAATTGAGAATTATTGTTCAGGCTGAAAGAGTTTCTGATGCAGAGGCTTTTGAACTTTCAAGAACCATTGCAAAGAAAATAGAGGAAGAAGTGAAGTTTCCTGGTCAGATTAAAGTAACTGTTATAAGGGAGGTAAGAGCTGTAAGTTTTGCGAGGTAATATTTGAAAAAGAGAAAATCAATAGAGGTTAAAATCGGGAATATAATAATAGGTGGGGGAAGACTTCCTGTTATACAATCTATGACAGATACACAAACCTCTGATATAGAAAGCACAGTTAAAGAGGTGATTGAACTTATTGAGGCTGGCAGTGAAATGGTAAGAATAACTGTAAATACAGAGGAAGCTGCTAAGTCTATACCTGAGATAATAAGTATATTGAGGGATAAGGGGTATAGTAATCCGATCATTGGTGATTTTCATTTTAATGGTCATATACTCCTAAGAAAATATAAAAAAGTTAGTGAGATGCTTGATAAATACAGAATAAATCCAGGAACAACAGGAAAAGAGGAAAACTTTGTGGAGATGATAAAAATAGCAATTGATAATGATAAACCTGTGAGAATTGGTGTAAACTGGGGTTCAATTGATAAATTCCTTCTTACAAAAAATATGGAATTAAATTCAAAAAGAAAAAAACCCTATGATTTTAAAAGAGTTTTACTTGATACTGCAGTAGAATCGGTAGTTTTATCAGCTGAAAAAGCTTTAGAAATTGGTTTGAAGGAAAATAAAATTGTTTTATCCTGCAAGGTTTCTGAGGTTAACGAACTTATTTATGTTTATGAGGAGCTTGCAAAAAAGGTAAAATTTGCTCTTCATCTCGGATTAACAGAAGCTGGTTCGGGATTAAAAGGTATTATTTCTTCCTCCATAGGTATAGGTAGCCTGCTTTTAAAGGGTATAGGTGATACAATAAGGGTTTCTTTAACACCTAAATTAAATGAGAAGAGAACAAAAGAAGTAGAAGTGGCAAAGGAGATTTTACAATCTCTTGGTTTAAGAAGATTTAAGGCAGAAATTACTTCCTGTCCAGGTTGTGGAAGAACAAAGTCCTCTTATTTTAGAGAAATTGCTGAAAAAGTAAGTCTCTATCTCGAGGAAAAATCAAAGGTAGATGATAGGTATAAAAATTTAAAAGTTGCCGTAATGGGTTGTGTTGTAAATGGTCCAGGTGAATCAAAATTTGCTGATATTGGTCTTTCTCTTCCAGGTATCGGTGAAAAAAAAGCTGCAATTTATGTTAAAGGAAAGTTTAAAAAAAGTATTGAAATTGAAAAAGCAGAAGAGGAACTTATAAGTGAAATTGAAAACTTTATAAAAAATAACTAAAAAGGAGGTGATATGTTTAAAAGTTTATATAAAAAACTTTTATTTTTTTTAATCACTTTTAATTTTCTTTTTTCTCAAATAGGCCCAACTTTTGGTATAAGAGAAAATCCACCTATGGTATATGCACTTATAAATGCTAAAATAATAGTAAAGTCAGGTTTAGTAATTGAAAATGGTAAAATTGTGATAAGGAAGGGGATTATTGAAAGTGTAGGGAAGGATATTGAGATACCACCTGATGCCTATGTTATTGACCTTAAAGGAAAATGGGTTTATCCAGGATTTATAGAACCCTATTTTATTTATAAGGGTGAAAAGAAAATTGAAACTACTTCAGGTTCTACTTACTCATTTTTCTCAGGTTCAAAGGAAAAAAAGCAAATTAAAAAGGGTGTTTATTACTGGAATGATAATGTAAATCCACAGGTAGATATAGCAGATATATATTTTCCTGATGAAAAGATTATAAAGGATTATCTTTCAAATGGTTTTACAGCAGCACTTATTGTTCCTGAAAAGGGTATTTTTAAAGGTAAAAGCAGTCTATTTTCCCTTTTAAATGAAAAACCTAGTTTAACCCTTTTAAAGAAAGATGTTTTCGAACATATAAGTTTTGAAGTAAGAGAAGATGAAGATTATCCGAATTCTCTGATGGGTGCTATTGCTTTAATAAGACAGGTTTTTTATGATGTTATATGGCATAAAAAGGTATGGGAGAATTACGAGAAAAATAAAAGTAAGAAAAAGCCGGAGTTTATAAAGAATTTAAAAGACCTTGAAGATTTCCTTTATGGTAAAAAGAAAGTAATTTTTGAAACCAAGGATGACCTTTATCTTTACAGGGCAAAAAAAATAGCAAGTGAATTTAATCTTGATTATGCTGTCCTTGGTTCAGGTTATGAATACAGGCAAATTGAACTTTTAAAGGAGTTTAAAAATCCTATAATAATACCTTTAAATTTTGAAGAGGATTTAAAATTTGAAACACCTGAGGAGGCTTTAAATGTTCCTTTAAGTAAACTTTTACATTATAAATATTCACCCTATAACCCTTTTTTACTTTATAAAAATAAAATTGAATTTGCTTTAACAACCTATGGTTTAAAAAGCCCCTCTGAATTCTGGGATAATTTAAAAAAGATAATAGAAAGGGGTTTTCCTGAAGAATATGCTTTAAAAGCATTAACTGAAATACCAGCGAAACTGCTTGGAATATATGATAAAATGGGTTCAATTGAAAAGGGTAAACTTGCCCATCTTTTAATAACTGATGAAGATATTTTTAAAGAGGGAAAAATTTATGAAGTTTTTGTTGATGGAAAAAGAATTATAATTAGAGAAGAATTACCTGAGTTAGAAGGTAAATGGGAAATTGTTTTGAATATAGAAAAAAATGAAATAAAGGGAGAAATTGAATTGAAAGGAAGAGAGGATAAATACTCCGGGACATTTATTTATGGTGATAAAAAAATAAATATTGATAAGATTAAACTGGATTTTGCCCACATTAACCTTGTTCTTAATGGCAAAGAGATTGGCTTTGAAGGACTTTTAAATTTAAGCGGGAAAATTGAAAATGGAAAAATTATTGGAAAAGGAATTTTACCTGAAGGAAGAATTTTTGATTTCCAGATGAATTTTAAGGAAAAGATAAAAAAAGAAGAGAAAAAAGAAACTCTTCCAAAATTTGAGGATGTTAAGTTTTTCTTTCCTATGACTGCTTATGGTTATGAAAAACTACCTGAAACCCCTCAATATATACTTGTAAAGGATGCTACCTTATGGACTGCAAGTGAGATGGGTATTCTTGAAGGTTATGATATGTTAGTTGAAAATGGAAAAATTAAAAAGATTTCAAAAGATATTGAGCCTCCAAAAAATGCTATTATCATAGATGGAAAGGGAAAACATGTAACACCTGGAATTATTGACCCACATTCTCACATAGCAGTAACAGGCGATGTAAATGAGTCAGGTGATGCAATTACCTCTGAGGTGAGAATTGAAGATGTTTTGAATCCTTATGATATTGAGATTTATAGGGTTTTATCAGGAGGGGTTACAATGACAGCAATTCTTCATGGTTCAGCAAATCCAATAGGCGGTCAGTGTGCTGTTATTAAATTAAAGTGGGGCTCTAAAAATCCTGAGGAACTTTTATATAAAAATGCGCCCCCTATACTCAAATTTGCTCTTGGAGAAAATCCAAAACAATCATGGAGTAATCAGAGCAAGAGATATCCGAAAACAAGAATGGGAGTAAGGGAAATAATAAGGGATAATTTTTTAGCTGCCCTTGATTATGAGAAAAAATTAAAGAATAAGAAAGAAATTATAAGGAGAGATCTTGAAAAGGAATCGATACTTGAAGTTTTAAAGAATAAAAGATTTGCCTGGGTTCATTCTTATAGGCAGGATGAAATTTTAATGTTTATAAATCTTGCAAAAGAATTTGGGATAAAAAATGTTAGTTTTCAGCATGCTCTTGAGGCTTACAAGGTGGCAGAGAAAATTAAGGAAGCTGGTTTTTCTGCTACAACCTTTTCAGACTGGTGGGCATATAAATTTGAAGTTTACGATGCTATTCCTTATGGTGCTTATCTTATGTATAAAACAGGTGTTTTGACCTCCCTTCATTCTGATTTCTCAGAAGTGGCGAAGAGGTTAAATGCTGAAGCAGCAAAAATAGTTAAATATGGGGGTTTAAAAAAAGAGGAAGCTATAAAACTTATTACAATTAATCCGGCTAAACAGTTAGGAGTAGATAAATATGTTGGTTCTCTTGAAGAAGGAAAAGAAGCAGATTTTGTTATATGGGATAATGATCCACTTTCACCTTTCAGTAAGGTTCTTGAAGTTTATATTGAGGGTAGAAAATTTTTTGATAGAGAAATGGATTTAAAATTAAGGGAAAGGGATGAAAAATTAAAGAGGGAACTTGTTAATTACTATCTCAATAATAAATATAAAACAAAATCCAAGCCTTCTTTTGAAAAATTTAAAATGGGAGGATAAAAATGAAAAAAAAATTTATTATTTCTCTTTTAGTTTCTTTACTTTATTCAAATATTCAAATTCCTGGTGAACCTCAAAAAGGATATCTTGCACTTGTTAATGGATTTATTCATACAGTTACAAATGGAGATATTGAAAATGGTCAGATTTTAATTAGGGATGGTAAAATTATTGATCTCGGTAAAGAAATAAAAATTCCAGAAAATTCAGTTATTATTGATTTAAAAGGTAATCATGTTTATCCAGGTTTTATAGATGCAAATTCAATTATAGGGCTTATCGAGATTTCTTCTATTGAGGCAACCCTTGACTATGCTGAGGTTCTTGATTTTAATCCAAATGTAAGGGCAGAAGTTGCAATAAATCCTGACAGTGAACTTTTACCTGTAACAAGGGCAAATGGAATTTTAATAAGTAATGTTGTTCCTCAGGGGGGTATAATAACTGGTAGTTCATCAGTTATAATGCTTGATGGTTGGACAAATGAGGATATGGTTTTAAAAAGTATATCAGGAATTCATCTCAAATGGCCTTCAAAAAAGGAGTTCTCATACAGGTTTTATATGAGACCAAAATCAGAGGAAGAACTTTTAAAGGAATATGAAGAAAAGGTTAAAAAGATCAAGGAATTTTTTGAGGATGCCTATTCTTATTTAAAGGCTAAGTATTCTGATAAAAAATTAAGTGAAGTTTATGATACAGATGAGAGGTTTGAGGCAATGGTTCCTCTTTTAAAGGGTGAGATTCCCCTTTTTATTCATGCTGATGAGTATTACGAGGTAAGGGATGCTCTGGATTTCTTCGGTAATTTTAAAAATTTGAAATTAATTTTAGTTGGGGGTTATGATTCGTGGAGGTTAGCTTATGAATTGAAGAGTAAGAATATTCCTGTAATAATAACAGGGATACATACGAATCCAGTGAGGGAGGATGAGCCTTATGATGAACCTTTTACCTTGCCTTATAAACTTTATAAAGAAGGTGTTAAGTTCTGTATAGCTGGTTCAGGGAGTGCTTTTTCTGCAAGTAATGCGAGAAATCTTCCCTATAAGGTGAGCACTGCCTGTGCTTTTGGTTTACCTTTAGAAGAGGGTATAAAGTCAATAACAATTTATGCTGCTGAAATTCTTGGTATATCAGATAGGGTTGGTTCAATTGAAAAAGGTAAGGATGCAACTTTAATAGTTACAGATGGTAATCCTCTTGATATAAAGACAAATGTTTTAATGGCATTTATTCAGGGTAAAAAGGTAGATCTTGAAAGTAAGCATACTTTGCTTTTTAAGAAGTATTTAAAGAAATATAAAATTTCAGGTTTTATTTCAGATACTCCTTAGTCTTTAAAGGTTTTATTAAATCTTAATAAATTTTTTGTAAAAAATTTGTAAATTTGATAGATTATAATTATAAAAAAGGAGGTAAAAAATGAAAAAATTAATAACTATAATTGTATGTATCTGGTCTCTAAAATCTCAGACAATAATAAATGAGTCAAACTGGCCATATGGATTGAATCAGATAGGAAATCAGTGGCAATGGTATGCTAATTCTTCACCAGTATCTGTTAAGATGGATTCTCTAATTAATCAGACTAATGTATGGCACTTTGAAACAGGTCCAACTGCTCAAGTTTGGACAAGTACTTTACTTGATTTAACAAATGTTCCAGGAAATCCACCTCCGGGTTCTCAATTTGCTGAAAAACAACAGATAACAGGTCAGCCTTTAACTTATATGTATGAATCAGAAAATTCAAATGGTATGTATGTTTATGGGTTTTACAATCAATCTTATGGTCAGATAAATTATTCTCCATACTGGATACCTTATAAATTTCCAATGCAACTTGGTTCTAACTGGATAACTCAATTTGATTGGGAATTTTATGGGGATGTTGTTCATGAAGAGTATAAGGACACAGTAGTTAAGGAAGGAACCCTTTATTTACCTGATCCCTTGGGAGGTCCTTATCCATGTCTTGTAATAAGACAGAGATACCATGCCTATGATGATTACGGAATAATAAATGAGTATAGGTATATCTATGAATGGGTTGTTCCGAACCTTGGTTCAGCGGCTACCATTATGAGTCAATCGCCTGAAATGAATCCTTATTTTACAACAGCTGAGAAATATATAAGACTTAAAAGTGCAACATTAAATGAAGTAAATCCACCCATTTTTTCCCAGACAGAACTTTTTTCTTCTTCCTGTTATGGTCCTTTCATAGTAAAAAGTAAAATTACAGATCCTTCAGGAATTTATACTGATTCACTTTATTATAAATTTTCTAATACAGGGTGGTTTAGAGTTTATCATGATAGTGTTAAAAACAATATTTATTATTTTACGATACCACAGGTCAATCCACCAGTGACTTGTAATTACTATATTGTAGCATATGACAATTCAACTAATCATAATAGGGGAACAGATCCACAGGGAGCTCCTTTAAATACTTATTCTTTCTTTTTTATTGACCCCCAGCAGGATAATTTTCCACCTAAATTTTACAACACAACAGTATGGCATGATACATCCTATGCAGGTCCCTATCCAGTAAAATCTACAATTATAGATTCTGGAGGATGTATAGATTTTGCTTTATTATATTATAGAATTGGAGGAAGTGGTCCTTATAATGCTAAATTTCCTGACTCAGTAAAAGAGAACACTTATTATTTTAAAATACCTCAGGTTATTCCTCCAACAGTGATAGAATATTATTTAATGGCTCAAGATTATTCTTATAATGGAAATGTTGGATATGATCCACAGAATGCTCCTAATTCAGTTTATATGTTTAATGTTATTGATAATATGCCCCCTTCTTTTACAGGCACAACAGTATGGAATGATACTACTTTTAATGGTCCTTTCCCTGTAAGATCAATTATAAAAGATCCTGCTGGTATACAATGGGCAAGAATATACTTTAAAATTTTTACGAATCCATGGGATTCACTTCCCTATGATTCTGTTAAGGGTGATACTTTTCATTTTCATATTCCACCTATTACTCAAACATCTATAATAAGATATTATTTAAAAGCAAAAGATAATAATCAGAATGTAGGAAGAGATCCTTCTAATCCAAATCAGTATTATCAATTTATTGCAAACTATGTTAATGTGGATGAAAATTTAGTTAATAGAGGTGAACTTGTATTTAATGAAGATATAAAAAATAAAAAACTTTATCTTTTTGTTCCAAAAGAAGATTTTATATCTTTAAAAATCTATAAATCTGATGGAAGTTTAATAAAGAAAATTTTAGAGGGTAAAGTAAATAGAGGTGTTTATGAATTTTCCTTTAAGGAATTAAAAAGGGGAATATACTTTATTGTGCTGGATTCAGAAAAAAATAAAAAAATAAGAAAAATGTTATGTGTAAGGTAACACTTTTTTTATTTACACTTTTAGGAATTATAAAAATAGAAGAGGTTAAGAAAAATTCCTCTTTATATGTGGAAAATCAGATTCTGATTAAATTAAAAAAGGGTGTGAAGGAAGATGAATTTTTTTCTAAAAATGGTTTAAAGATATTAAGAAAAAGCCAGTATGGGAATTTTTATACAGTTTTCACAGAAGAAAATATAGAAAAGATGATCGATAAGTTAAAAACTGAAAGTGAAGTTATGTATGTTCAGCCAAATGTTAAGTGGTATATAACTCTTCATAATATAAAATGGATACCGAATGATCCCTATCTTTCTTATCAATGGCATTTTTCAAAAATAAAACTTTTTCAAGCCTGGGATATTGAACAGGGAGGAAAAAGCGAAATTAAAGTGGGTGTTCTTGATACAGGATGTGCTTTTGAAGACTTTCCTGTTCCGAATTACGAGAGAGATGAAGTTAATTCTGATTGGTATAAAAAAGCACCTGATTTTGATAGGGCAAATTTTATAAACGGTTTCGATTTTGTCCATAATGATTTTCATCCTAATGATGATCACGGTCATGGAACATTTGTTTCAGCAACAATAATTGAAAGCACAAATAATGGAAAAGGTGTTGCAGGAATAGCATTCAACATAACCCTTATGCCAATAAAGGTTATAAATTCTTATGGATGGGGTTCAACTGATTGGGTAACAGATGGACTTTACTATGCAGTAGAGCACGGTTGTGATATTATAAATATGAGTATTGCATCTGCAGTTGATCCAGGTCCTATATTCTATGAGGCAATTCAATACGCATATTCAAAAGGGGTAATAATGGTTGCAGGAGCAGGAAATAGCGCCTATCGTGAACCCTATTTCCCTGCTGCATATAGAGAAGTAATAGGTGTTGGAGCAACAAATTCAGCTGATTCCTTAACTTTTTATTCCAATTATGGTGATACAATAGATGTTGTTGCGCCTGGTGGGGATTTAATAGATAGAGATGGAAACGGTTTTCCTGACCTTGTTGTTCAACAGACAATTGGAATGAGGGAAATAGGTTTTCCAAAACCAAAACCTGATACCTTTTTTTATGTAGGAATGGCTGGAACTTCAATGGCTACTCCCCATGTGACAGGTGTTATTGCGCTAATGCTCTCTCATAAGATACCCACTAAAAATGTAAGGAAAATATTGAGGATTTATTCAAAAGATTTAGGAATGCCAGGTTATGATACTTTATATGGATTTGGTAGAATAGATGCTTTTTATGCCCTTGGAGGAGGTGATACAATAGGACCTTCTATTTTAAACACAACAATATGGACAGACACAAATTTTCCTGGTCCTTTTCCTATATGGTCTGAGATTAAAGATCTTTTTGGTTTAAAAAATAAAAAATTGTTTTATAGATTTAATAGTGAACCATGGGATTCAGTTTCTCCTTGCGATTCTTTTTTATATAAATTCTTATTTTTAATTCCTAATGTTAATACTCCTACCTTTATAAGATACTATTTAAAAGCAAAAGACCTTTCAGATAATATATCTTTTGACCCTGAAAATGCACCAACAATTTCATACGGTTTTTTTGTTAATGTATTGAATATTGAGGAAAATGTCAAAAAAGAAGAAAATAAAATTATAATTTTTTATGATATAACCGGAAGAAAAATAAATGAAAATTTAAGAAAAAGAAAAATTTATTTCATAAAGGAAAAAACAAAATTTAAAAAAATTATTACCTTTTAAGCTCTATAATGAAAAAAGTATAACCATTTTGTGGCAAAACATTTTCCCTTTGTAATGTATATGTATGAGAACCTGCACCGGGTTCATCATAAGTTACAAGCGTTACACCGAAATAACCCCATTGACCAGACCAAATATCATAAAATCCACCTCCGCAAGCACTTGCTATAGGTGTTCCATCTCTTAAAACTCTTATAAATCCATCAACAGCCCCACCAGAAGCATTAGTCTGTAAGTGAGCATATATTAAAACAACAGAACCATCTTCTCCTGTTCCATGTGATGTATAATTAAGCGTTGCAACATTATTCCAGCTTATCCCCGAGGGTTCATAATAACT
This genomic window from candidate division WOR-3 bacterium contains:
- a CDS encoding replication-associated recombination protein A translates to MLFMEKEKKDFVPLAWRVSPKTLEEFVGQEHIIGENAPLRKLLEKGKLFSSIFYGPPGVGKTSLAKLIARYIDVPFYHLNASTCGVKEVKKVLEEAERYLKTNGKAPLLFIDEIHRFNRLQQEILLSSVEEGKIIFIGALVLNPFFVLDKALISRTYVFEFKPLSEEDLVKILKRALKEYPEIEVKEELLLRLASFSEGDARRALNLLEILIETKNGKGEIKMEDLENFNFYFRYDKKQDEHYDFISAYIKSMRGSDADAALYYLFRMLEAGEDPRFIFRRMLIFACEDVGLSDPYAIVLITLLANAFEMVGLPEGEFFLSMGTIYLSLASKSNSVLISMSNAKKYVSEKKISEVPLHLRDSHYPSAKKLGRGIGYLYPHSDPEAIYQKYMKEFFPIVFLKGIGKEKDLLLKLKEIRYKRYKYKEGGEK
- the rny gene encoding ribonuclease Y, which encodes MILLIISIFSLLSGIITGYIVSKYIIENSLKKKKEDSKSIIEEAKRMREEIIAKAKSEAEEIARKEREKVDLQYAKARRELEKFKKELQDKEYQIERKAELILRKEEELKVKEKEISEKERILRSKMERLEQTLTEEMKKLEEISGMTREQAKRELLKIIEAEARLEGAQLIHRIREEAKQNAQREATKIIITAMQRLASQVSSESSVTVIPLASDEIKGRIIGREGRNIRTFESLTGVEVIVDDTPGAVILSSFDPERREIARISMERLIADGRIHPARIEEVVKRTEEEFHEYIRIIGEETILELGLRGMHPELLRYVGKLKFRSSFGQNLLLHSKEVAQLAGMIAGELDLDVEIAKRAALLHDIGKVADPSYEGPHALIGAQIAKRYGESDLVANAIASHHEDVEPESPYGPLIAAADAISGSRPGARRETVEAYIKRIEKLEEIATSFDGVEKAYALQAGRELRIIVQAERVSDAEAFELSRTIAKKIEEEVKFPGQIKVTVIREVRAVSFAR
- the ispG gene encoding flavodoxin-dependent (E)-4-hydroxy-3-methylbut-2-enyl-diphosphate synthase — protein: MKKRKSIEVKIGNIIIGGGRLPVIQSMTDTQTSDIESTVKEVIELIEAGSEMVRITVNTEEAAKSIPEIISILRDKGYSNPIIGDFHFNGHILLRKYKKVSEMLDKYRINPGTTGKEENFVEMIKIAIDNDKPVRIGVNWGSIDKFLLTKNMELNSKRKKPYDFKRVLLDTAVESVVLSAEKALEIGLKENKIVLSCKVSEVNELIYVYEELAKKVKFALHLGLTEAGSGLKGIISSSIGIGSLLLKGIGDTIRVSLTPKLNEKRTKEVEVAKEILQSLGLRRFKAEITSCPGCGRTKSSYFREIAEKVSLYLEEKSKVDDRYKNLKVAVMGCVVNGPGESKFADIGLSLPGIGEKKAAIYVKGKFKKSIEIEKAEEELISEIENFIKNN
- a CDS encoding amidohydrolase family protein, translating into MFKSLYKKLLFFLITFNFLFSQIGPTFGIRENPPMVYALINAKIIVKSGLVIENGKIVIRKGIIESVGKDIEIPPDAYVIDLKGKWVYPGFIEPYFIYKGEKKIETTSGSTYSFFSGSKEKKQIKKGVYYWNDNVNPQVDIADIYFPDEKIIKDYLSNGFTAALIVPEKGIFKGKSSLFSLLNEKPSLTLLKKDVFEHISFEVREDEDYPNSLMGAIALIRQVFYDVIWHKKVWENYEKNKSKKKPEFIKNLKDLEDFLYGKKKVIFETKDDLYLYRAKKIASEFNLDYAVLGSGYEYRQIELLKEFKNPIIIPLNFEEDLKFETPEEALNVPLSKLLHYKYSPYNPFLLYKNKIEFALTTYGLKSPSEFWDNLKKIIERGFPEEYALKALTEIPAKLLGIYDKMGSIEKGKLAHLLITDEDIFKEGKIYEVFVDGKRIIIREELPELEGKWEIVLNIEKNEIKGEIELKGREDKYSGTFIYGDKKINIDKIKLDFAHINLVLNGKEIGFEGLLNLSGKIENGKIIGKGILPEGRIFDFQMNFKEKIKKEEKKETLPKFEDVKFFFPMTAYGYEKLPETPQYILVKDATLWTASEMGILEGYDMLVENGKIKKISKDIEPPKNAIIIDGKGKHVTPGIIDPHSHIAVTGDVNESGDAITSEVRIEDVLNPYDIEIYRVLSGGVTMTAILHGSANPIGGQCAVIKLKWGSKNPEELLYKNAPPILKFALGENPKQSWSNQSKRYPKTRMGVREIIRDNFLAALDYEKKLKNKKEIIRRDLEKESILEVLKNKRFAWVHSYRQDEILMFINLAKEFGIKNVSFQHALEAYKVAEKIKEAGFSATTFSDWWAYKFEVYDAIPYGAYLMYKTGVLTSLHSDFSEVAKRLNAEAAKIVKYGGLKKEEAIKLITINPAKQLGVDKYVGSLEEGKEADFVIWDNDPLSPFSKVLEVYIEGRKFFDREMDLKLRERDEKLKRELVNYYLNNKYKTKSKPSFEKFKMGG
- the zapA gene encoding cell division protein ZapA; translated protein: MERIREVVIRGKKYEVRTDLSDEDLKNVVNIVNDILLESEKSTVTPDFEVISILALLSLAEKVYFCEKKFDLAQKKVYSLIRRIENI